A portion of the Fulvia fulva chromosome 1, complete sequence genome contains these proteins:
- a CDS encoding Alcohol dehydrogenase 2, giving the protein MVDIPKKYKACIYDEPGKVSTKIVELDTPEPGPGEVLINLSHSGVCHSDLGVMTNRWAGLPYPTQPGQVGGHEGVGKVVKLGPGAEQSSVKVGDRVGIKWISAICDSCPACHAGHDGVCFNQKVSGYYTPGTFQQYVLGSASYVTPIPDSLPSDAAAPMLCAGVTVYSALRKSGAKAGDWVVLLGAGGGLGHLAVQIAARGMGMRVIGIDAGNKQELVKECGAEVFIDHTQGKAEEEVKKVTGGLGAQAVLVLTAANGAYASAMGLLKFGGTCVCVGLPEGELKPIATAYPQFLVAKAQTIKGVAVGDRKDAIETLEFAERGLVKTHFTTAKMEQLTETFEKMDRGELVGRVVLDLS; this is encoded by the exons ATGGTCGACATCCCAAAGAAGTACAAGGCCTGCATCTACGATGAGCCTGGAAAGGTTTCAACGAAGATTGTAGAGCTCGATACTCCGGAGCCGGGTCCAGGAGAGGTTCTCATTAACCTGTCGCACTCTGGAGTATGTCACAGTGATCTCGGTGTTATGACGAACAGATGGGCAGGTCTACCATATCCGACACAGCCAGGACAAGTTGGTGGACACGAGGGTGTTGGTAAGGTCGTCAAGTTGGGCCCTGGCGCTGAGCAGAGCTCCGTCAAGGTTGGAGACCGTGTTGGCATTAAATGG ATCAGCGCCATCTGCGACTCCTGCCCAGCATGCCACGCAGGCCACGACGGCGTCTGCTTCAACCAGAAGGTCTCAGGATACTACACGCCTG GCACATTCCAACAATACGTCCTCGGCTCAGCCAGCTACGTAACCCCCATCCCCGACAGCCTCCCATCCGACGCCGCAGCCCCCATGCTCTGCGCCGGCGTAACCGTCTACTCGGCGCTCCGCAAGTCCGGCGCCAAAGCCGGCGACTGGGTCGTGCTGTTGGGCGCTGGAGGAGGTCTCGGCCATCTCGCAGTCCAAATCGCCGCGCGTGGTATGGGAATGCGTGTGATTGGCATTGACGCTGGCAACAAGCAGGAGCTTGTGAAAGAGTGCGGTGCTGAAGTTTTCATCGATCATACGCAGGGTAAAGCGGAGGAGGAGGTCAAGAAGGTTACGGGCGGTCTGGGTGCGCAGGCTGTGTTGGTACTTACGGCTGCTAATGGAGCTTATGCGAG CGCCATGGGTCTCCTCAAGTTCGGCGGTACCTGCGTCTGCGTCGGTCTTCCGGAGGGCGAACTCAAGCCCATCGCCACGGCATACCCTCAGTTCCTGGTAGCGAAGGCTCAGACGATCAAGGGAGTCGCGGTTGGTGATCGTAAGGATGCCATTGAGACTCTTGAATTCGCCGAGAGGGGTCTGGTGAAGACACATTTCACGACTGCAAAGATGGAGCAGTTGACTGAGACATTCGAGAAGATGGACCGTGGTGAACTGGTTGGTAGAGTGGTGCTGGATTTGAGCTAG
- a CDS encoding Nucleolar protein 12 translates to MSEKSKKKDKSKVEKTSKKSSKDGSMPKEQKQKAAASAFALLADDKTVNPTLSSLFAVKQPPVKAKPAAPKEPRVISTESSDEEGEAEDEDNDAELSELDEDLDDEEVPDDDSEPNVDVNSIKQHIADESEDEGAKSKRKRKRKAADEELEDVYMGKLAREEEKEARRLAAERATKRQKSEAQTESPDDSDEAEEEAVAGADANGSDVEVEEDEDAMSPPPKHETQQQADDDLSKANRTVFLSNVSTDAISSKSSRKTLLKHLGSFFDKRTSPKAGDAKHKVESIRFRSTPYASAIPKKAAFAKKELMDATTKSTNAYAVYSSPILAREAAKRLNGTIVLDRHLRVDEVAHPAKVDNRRCVFVGNLGFVDDESNIQDANEEDGREKRKRGKEPADIEEGLWRTFGKCGRVESVRVIRDSTTRVGKGIAYVQFEDENAVEAALLYNDKKFPPMLPRKLRVSRAKAQKRNPKPGSDRPAARKANTGGYQRKITGEEASKMGRASKLLGRAGAAQMRSTDAPRPGPKEQKTGAPAAADAIKKPEAFIFEGHRATSKQGKSGLKLGGKHNKASGGKKTKVTSRSSAFKAKKKAA, encoded by the exons ATGTCGGAAAAGAGCAAGAAGAAAGACAAGAGCAAGGTTGAGAAGACGTCGAAGAAGTCCAGCAAAGATGGCAGCATGCCGAAAGAGCAGAAACAGAAAGCAGCGGCCTCTGCATTTGCTCTGCTAGCAGACGACAAGACTGTCAATCCAACACTATCGTCGCTGTTCGCAGTCAAG CAACCGCCTGTCAAAGCTAAGCCTGCAGCACCAAAGGAACCCCGTGTAATCAGTACCGAGTCGAGCGACGAAGAGGGGGAAGCCGAAGACGAAGACAACGACGCCGAATTGTCCGAGCTTGACGAAGATCTGGACGATGAGGAGGTGCCAGACGATGACAGCGAGCCAAACGTGGATGTAAATTCTATTAAACAGCACATTGCGGATGAGTCTGAAGATGAAGGCGCCAAGTCAAAGCGCAAACGCAAGAGGAAGGCTGCCGACGAGGAGCTGGAAGACGTGTATATGGGCAAGCTAGCtcgagaggaggagaaggaAGCTCGGCGATTGGCGGCGGAACGTGCAACAAAGCGACAGAAGAGCGAGGCGCAAACAGAGTCTCCAGACGACTCTGACGAAGCAGAGGAAGAAGCTGTTGCTGGCGCTGATGCCAATGGCTCTGATGTCGAAGTCGAGGAGGACGAGGACGCAATGTCGCCACCACCCAAGCACGAGACGCAACAGCAAGCCGACGACGACCTGAGCAAGGCCAACCGAACAGTGTTTCTCAGCAATGTTTCGACCGACGCCATTTCTTCAAAGTCTTCTCGCAAGACTCTGCTCAAACACCTTGGCTCTTTCTTCGACAAACGCACTTCACCAAAGGCAGGCGACGCCAAGCACAAAGTTGAGTCAATTCGGTTCCGCTCAACGCCCTATGCTTCAGCCATTCCAAAGAAAGCAGCGTTCGCCAAGAAGGAACTCATGGATGCCACCACAAAGTCTACAAACGCGTACGCTGTGTACTCCTCACCGATCCTAGCACGAGAAGCTGCGAAGCGTCTCAACGGAACCATTGTCCTCGACCGCCATCTTCGTGTCGACGAAGTAGCACATCCCGCCAAAGTCGACAACCGCCGCTGCGTCTTCGTCGGCAACctaggcttcgtagacgacgAAAGCAACATCCAGGATGCCAACGAAGAAGACGGCCGCGAAAAGCGGAAGCGCGGCAAGGAACCCGCCGACATTGAAGAGGGCCTCTGGCGAACCTTTGGCAAATGTGGTAGAGTCGAAAGTGTCCGCGTGATCAGAGACAGCACTACCCGTGTCGGCAAAGGCATCGCCTACGTTCAATTCGAAGATGAGAATGCCGTGGAAGCAGCGCTCCTCTACAACGACAAGAAGTTCCCACCAATGCTTCCACGAAAACTGCGCGTGTCCAGAGCAAAGGCGCAAAAGCGAAACCCCAAGCCAGGATCTGATCGCCCTGCCGCTAGGAAAGCCAACACCGGTGGCTACCAGCGCAAGATTACGGGAGAAGAGGCCTCGAAGATGGGTAGAGCGAGCAAGTTACTGGGACGAGCTGGAGCAGCACAGATGCGCAGTACTGATGCGCCACGACCAGGACCCAAGGAGCAGAAGACAGGAGCACCTGCGGCAGCGGATGCGATCAAGAAGCCTGAAGCTTTCATCTTTGAGGGACATCGTGCGACGTCGAAGCAGGGCAAGAGTGGGTTGAAGCTGGGCGGCAAACATAATAAGGCTTCTGGGGGGAAGAAGACGAAGGTTACGAGTAGAAGCTCTGCGTTCAAGGCGAAGAAGAAGGCTGCGTAA